One Glycine soja cultivar W05 chromosome 2, ASM419377v2, whole genome shotgun sequence genomic region harbors:
- the LOC114399560 gene encoding SNF2 domain-containing protein CLASSY 2-like — protein sequence MAHRKRRLDQLKHPFSPHPFEAVAFGSWQAVEFIKIEAGTMSMHFADNHHVVMEKGPLSDIRIRSRKATLPDCSRFLRPGIDVCVLSAPQQSDDADAGINLDPVWTDAKISSVQRKPHDSECSCQFYVNFYVHQGSLGAELRTLNKEIKVVGINQISILQKLESTPCENQHYRWASSEDCSIISHTKLLLGKVLCDLSWLVVTTALKKKVSFCVRSLEDKLVYQVLERDTTVSTSLNNESHIDVVNFKTEKGTLFSIVSQVATLKTKRVEPEQESHEDKESPSYNVEGLRRSKRRNVQPERYLGCEKVSQIDVGSFRNLPPVKINTWKDDDVDHEMNIPLAGLFSLQKKFLEGDTDNHQKVKKASSCRELVVYQRKKTKSQKVKSGGDDQNEHQNHLAIIALPAQHDPVEVIHCDDLNDKVTRSYGHESSEVSSKYRHLIGTTSKKNDIKLLTFESHNHAAKSDDADKIDDLSSRYHYSYGTPKSQRMGLSDLDDMVDLGNKWEGISSSKGFQGKKQRTTYLRSRDHGEQKRYNYKDRSLNAAAYKDLINSYLKNMNTRPTNEESAIADQWKQSETPSNIGQKTETQMLDEEDAEEESEMDMLWRELEVSLASCYLEEETEDSHAAVFTETLENPNPGCPHDFRMNEEIGIYCYRCGFVSTEIKYITPPFIQHSVRHQEEKQSPEEDSKTKPDEDDDIDLLPALDSPEKLVSQENENVWALIPELKAKLHAHQKKAFEFLWQNIAGSMDPELMETASKRRGGCVISHTPGAGKTFLIIAFLVSYLKLFPGKRPLVLAPKTTLYTWYKEFIKWDIPIPVYLIHGRRTYRVFKQKSSIVIPGVPKPTDDVKHVLDCLEKIQKWHSHPSVLIMGYTSFLTLMREDSKFAHRKYMAKVLRESPGIMVLDEGHNPRSTKSRLRKVLMKVQTELRILLSGTLFQNNFCEYFNTLCLARPKFIHEVLKALDSKYKRKGKVAKKASHLLESRARKFFLDQIAKKIDSNNGRERRQGLKMLRNVTNGFIDVYEGRSSDGLPGLQIYTLLMNSTDTQHEILHELHKKMARVNGYPLELELLITLGSIHPWLVKSAVCAEKFFTPAQLMELEKCKFDLRIGSKVKFVLSLIYRVVKKEKVLIFCHNIAPVKLFVEYFEKYFGWTKGREVLVLSGELELFERGRVMDKFEEPGGVAKILLASITACAEGISLTAASRVIMLDSEWNPSKTKQAIARAFRPGQQKVVYVYQLLVTGSLEEDKYKRTTWKEWVSSMIFSEAFVEDPSQWQAEKIEDYILREMVAEDRSKSFHMIMKNEKTSTNK from the exons ATGGCACACAGAAAAAGGCGTTTAGATCAACTCAAGCATCCATTCAGTCCTCACC CATTTGAAGCAGTTGCATTTGGCTCATGGCAAGCTGTGGAGTTCATAAAAATTGAGGCAGGAACTATGTCCATGCATTTTGCAGATAATCATCATGTGGTTATGGAGAAAGGACCCTTGTCAGATATTCGAATAAGGTCAAGGAAAGCTACTTTACCTGATTGCTCGCGTTTTCTTCGTCCTGGAATTGACGTATGTGTACTATCTGCCCCTCAACAATCTGATGATGCAGATGCAGGAATTAATCTCGACCCT GTTTGGACTGATGCCAAAATAAGCTCTGTACAAAGAAAACCTCATGACTCAGAGTGCTCGTGTCAGTTTTATGTCAACTTCTATGTTCATCAAGGTTCACTCGGTGCAGAGCTAAGAACTCTTAATAAGGAGATCAAAGTAGTTGGAATCAATCAAATATCCATCCTCCAAAAACTTGAAAGTACTCCTTGTGAAAATCAGCACTACCGGTGGGCATCATCCGAGGACTGTTCCATTATATCACACACTAAATTGCTTCTGGGAAAAGTGTTATGTGATCTTTCATGGTTAGTTGTTACCACAGCTTTAAAGAAGAAGGTTTCATTCTGCGTAAGATCTCTAGAAGACAAGCTGGTGTATCAAGTTTTGGAAAGGGATACTACTGTTAGCACTTCATTGAACAATGAGTCTCACATTGATGTTGTGAAtttcaaaacagaaaaaggCACGTTATTTTCCATTGTTTCTCAAGTAGCTACACTTAAAACTAAGAGGGTTGAACCTGAACAGGAATCCCATGAAGATAAAGAATCACCATCTTACAATGTTGAGGGCTTACGGCGTTCCAAGCGTCGGAATGTACAGCCTGAGCGTTACCTTGGCTGTGAAAAAGTTTCCCAGATTGATGTTGGTTCTTTCAGAAACTTACCACCAGTTAAGATAAACACTTGGAAAGATGATGATGTTGATCATGAAATGAATATACCATTAGCTGGCCTGTTTAGTTTGCAGAAGAAGTTTTTAGAAGGGGATACTGACAATCATCAAAAGGTCAAGAAGGCGAGCTCGTGCCGGGAGCTTGTGGTGTACCAAAGGAAGAAGACTAAATCCCAGAAAGTAAAGTCAGGAGGTGATGATCAGAATGAACATCAAAATCATCTTGCTATTATTGCTCTTCCTGCTCAACATGATCCGGTAGAAGTTATACATTGTGATGATCTAAATGACAAGGTTACTAGAAGTTATGGTCATGAATCCTCTGAAGTTTCTTCCAAGTATCGTCATCTAATCGGTACCACTTCAAAGAAGAACGATATTAAATTGTTAACTTTTGAGTCTCATAATCATGCTGCAAAGTCAGATGATGCAGACAAGATTGATGATTTGTCATCGAGATATCATTATAGTTATGGCACCCCTAAGTCACAGAGGATGGGTTTAAGTGATCTGGATGATATGGTGGATCTTGGAAATAAATGGGAAGGGATTAGTTCCAGTAAAGGATTTCAAGGGAAAAAACAGCGTACGACATATTTAAGAAGTAGAGATCATGGAGAACAAAAAAGATACAATTATAAAGACAGATCCTTAAATGCAGCTGCCTACAAGGATTTGATAAATTCGTACTTGAAGAATATGAATACAAGACCAACCAATGAAGAATCAGCTATTGCTGACCAATGGAAGCAAAGCGAAACACCAAGCAACATTGGGCAAAAGACGGAAACTCAGATGCTTGATGAAGAGGATGCAGAAGAAGAATCTGAAATGGATATGCTGTGGAGAGAACTGGAAGTGTCATTGGCATCATGTTATCTAGAAGAAGAGACAGAG GATTCACATGCTGCTGTTTTCACCGAGACTCTGGAAAATCCGAACCCAGGTTGTCCTCATGATTTCAGAATGAATGAAGAAATTGGAATTTACTGCTATAGATGTGGCTTTGTGAGCACTGAGATCAAATATATTACACCACCCTTT ATTCAACATTCAGTGCGACACCAAGAGGAGAAGCAGAGCCCTGAAGAAGATTCGAAGACCAAGCCTGATGAGGACGATGACATAGATCTTTTGCCAGCTCTAGACTCTCCTGAGAAACTTGTAtctcaagaaaatgaaaacgtTTGGGCGTTAATTCCCGAACTTAAAGCAAAGTTGCATGCCCACCAGAAGAAAGCATTTGAGTTTCTTTGGCAAAACATTGCAGGGTCCATGGACCCGGAATTGATGGAAACTGCATCCAAAAGAAGAGGTGGCTGTGTGATATCCCATACTCCTGGAGCAGGAAAAACTTTTCTCATTATTGCTTTTCTTGTTAGCTACTTGAAGTTATTCCCAGGGAAGAGGCCACTAGTCCTTGCTCCAAAGACAACACTCTATACTTGGTACAAGGAATTTATCAAGTGGGATATTCCTATACCAGTTTATCTGATTCATGGTCGTAGAACCTACCGTGTATTCAAGCAGAAATCGTCGATTGTTATTCCTGGAGTTCCTAAGCCCACTGATGATGTCAAGCATGTTTTGGATTGCCTTGAGAAGATACAAAAATGGCATTCGCACCCGAGTGTTCTTATCATGGGTTATACTTCCTTTTTAACATTGATGCGAGAGGATTCGAAGTTTGCACACAGGAAATATATGGCTAAGGTATTGAGGGAAAGCCCCGGGATCATGGTGCTGGATGAAGGGCACAATCCTAGAAGCACCAAATCTAGGTTGAGAAAAGTTTTAATGAAAGTGCAGACAGAACTGAGAATACTGCTTTCTGGTACATTGTTTCAGAACAATTTCTGCGAGTACTTCAACACTTTGTGCTTGGCAAGGCCAAAGTTTATTCATGAAGTACTGAAAGCATTGGACTCCAAATACAAGAGGAAAGGGAAAGTTGCAAAAAAAGCGAGTCATTTATTAGAGTCGCGGGCTAGAAAGTTCTTCTTAGACCAAATTGCCAAGAAAATTGACTCGAATAATGGTAGGGAGAGGCGGCAGGGTCTAAAGATGTTGAGAAATGTGACAAATGGTTTCATAGATGTGTATGAAGGTAGGAGTTCTGATGGTCTACCTGGTTTGCAAATTTATACATTACTGATGAATTCAACTGATACACAGCATGAGATTTTGCATGAACTGCACAAGAAAATGGCCAGAGTCAATGGATACCCTCTGGAGTTAGAGCTTTTGATAACTCTAGGTTCAATACATCCTTGGTTGGTGAAATCAGCAGTATGTGCTGAGAAATTTTTCACTCCTGCGCAATTGATGGAGCTAGAAAAATGCAAGTTTGATCTGAGAATAGGGTCCAAAGTAAAATTTGTTTTGAGCCTTATCTACCGGGTTGTCAAGAAGGAGAAGGTTCTCATATTTTGCCACAACATTGCACCTGTGAAGTTATTTGTGGAATATTTTGAGAAGTACTTTGGATGGACAAAAGGTAGGGAAGTGTTGGTGCTATCTGGGGAACTAGAGCTGTTTGAAAGGGGGAGAGTAATGGACAAGTTTGAGGAGCCTGGTGGAGTAGCAAAGATACTACTTGCTTCAATCACTGCTTGTGCTGAAGGCATTAGTTTAACAGCTGCTTCAAGAGTGATCATGTTGGACTCAGAGTGGAACCCTTCAAAAACAAAGCAAGCCATTGCCCGCGCCTTTCGCCCTGGTCAGCAGAAAGTTGTTTATGTTTATCAGCTGTTGGTGACAGGTTCATTGGAGGAAGATAAGTACAAAAGAACCACTTGGAAAGAGTGGGTTTCAAGCATGATCTTCAGTGAGGCCTTTGTGGAGGACCCTTCTCAGTGGCAAGCTGAGAAGATTGAAGATTATATACTCAGGGAAATGGTTGCGGAGGACCGGTCTAAATCGTTCCATATGATCATGAAGAATGAAAAAACTTCTACCAACAAATAA
- the LOC114399596 gene encoding abscisic acid receptor PYL4-like encodes MTSLQFHRFNPATDTSTAIANGVNCPKPPSTLRLLAKVGLSVPETVARHHAHPVGPNQCCSVVIQAIDAPVSAVWPVVRRFDNPQAYKHFVKSCHVVAAAGGGEDGIRVGALREVRVVSGLPAVSSTERLEILDDERHVMSFSVVGGDHRLRNYRSVTTLHGDGNGGTVVIESYVVDVPPGNTKEETCVFVDTIVRCNLQSLAQIAET; translated from the coding sequence ATGACTTCTCTTCAATTCCACCGATTCAACCCAGCAACCGATACATCCACCGCCATCGCAAACGGCGTCAACTGTCCGAAGCCACCGTCAACGCTCCGTTTATTGGCGAAAGTAGGCCTTAGCGTGCCGGAGACGGTTGCTCGGCACCACGCGCACCCGGTGGGGCCCAACCAGTGCTGCTCCGTCGTGATCCAGGCGATCGATGCACCGGTCTCCGCCGTCTGGCCGGTGGTGCGGCGCTTCGACAACCCGCAGGCCTACAAGCACTTCGTGAAGAGCTGCCACGTGGTCGCCGCAGCAGGCGGCGGCGAGGACGGCATTCGCGTCGGCGCGCTCCGGGAGGTACGCGTGGTCTCCGGGCTCCCCGCCGTGTCGAGCACCGAGCGGCTCGAGATCCTCGACGACGAGCGCCACGTCATGAGCTTCAGCGTCGTCGGCGGCGACCACCGCCTAAGGAACTACCGCTCCGTCACGACGCTCCACGGCGACGGCAACGGAGGGACAGTTGTAATCGAGTCGTACGTGGTTGACGTACCGCCCGGTAACACTAAAGAAGAGACTTGCGTTTTCGTTGACACAATCGTACGGTGCAATTTGCAGTCCCTGGCTCAGATCGCTGAAACCTGA